The Archocentrus centrarchus isolate MPI-CPG fArcCen1 chromosome 1, fArcCen1, whole genome shotgun sequence genome includes the window GTGCACGCGGACCTATCCTGACCCCGTCCGTGAGTGCCAGCTGTTCCCTGAAGAGGTGGAGGAACCCGAGGAGGAGGTGGCAGACGAGAGCAGGGAGAGGGAATCGGACAGAGACAGTGCTGTGGAAAGCACTCAGGGTTCAGACACCTCAGACGGGCTCACCAGACTGGGAGACAAGGAAGACACACTAGGGGATCTATTTTTCCCTGGAGAGAAGTAAGCACTCTTGGATCCTTTTTAACTTACACCATCTGTTTTCCTCACTGACTCATGATCACTTCACGTTCAAGTGATGCTTTTTGTTCCCGTGCTGCATACAGTAGTAACCTTCATTcaaatgtctttttctttttttcttgtttcacaGACTTTGCTCTGTGTGGTTTCTTTGAGCTTGATGCTCCTATTTTGTTATATTCCCTATTAATCTCTGTCAGACATAAAGGCCAAAATCCAACAGCCACTGCCAGCTGCTCTCTTTAACACATTTATTCTCAGGGGGAATATAACTTCTAGACTCAAATAAAAATAGGATATGTTAGCATGTACTTGAAAGTGTCATTATTACTTGGAAACAAATTCTGTACTTCTGTCATTGCAAATGAAGTGGCTCAGTTTTATTTGGATGCAGGTAAAGCTCCAGCAACACTTGTAGTATATACAATAGAACAACTTTACTTTATTATTTGTCCGTACTGGAGCTTTAGCATCTGTGCGCCTTGGAAGTAGGTGAAGTTGTGCCAGAAACCTCAGCGCATAACACcagcttctctttctctttcctcaggtgtggtcagactagtatctctgtgacctctgacctgtcaACGCGTTCATCGGCTTCTCTGAACGAGGAGCAGTTTGAGGACTACGGAGAAGGGGAGGAGCCAGACTACACTCCCAGCAGCCCCTGTCCGGACGACGAGACTCGTACCAACGGTTACTCTGACCTCGGCTCATCTGTGCCCTCTAGGTAGGagggagccaaaaaaaaaaacccaaaaaaacattgtttttaatgttttcatgatGAATGGGATGCTCATAACAACTTGAATAAACATACAGTATCGGTATCAGTGTTGTTCCTCAATATTGTGAAGTGCCAAAACTAAATCCTGTAGCTGTTTTGTGGATTAAGGGTTTTGCAGTTCcgttgccacaggtgtataaaatcaagcacgtAGCCAGACGGTCTCCCTTTACAACTATTTGTAATAGAATTGGTCATTCTAAAGTCAGTTTTTGAAATTTCCTCTCTTCTAGATATTCCACGATCAGCTGTAAGTGATGTTATTaagtggaagtgtttaggaGTGGCAAACTGGCAGGCATAAAGTTACAGAGTGAGGtcgctgaggtgcatagtgcctAAAAGTCACACCTGAAGAGTTCCTGTCTGCACAAAAAACGTGCGCTGGGAACTTCTTGGCattggtttccatggccaagcactTCCTGTAGGTGTAACATGTAGGCGGCTTAGTTCTTTTGTTTGAATAGTTTACTATTTATGTGCTACTGCACCGATTCCCagcttctattttattttaacaattgGCAGTCTTTATATTGACAGTGTTGGTTTGGACAGGTCAGTGTGGTGGAAAGGACCCTGCTAAAGGATCCGGAAATTAGGCATTTGTACTGTGGGTGCTGCACAGATCTTTGCACACCCAAATATGTTATATAGGGACAGTGTCAAAGATATGTGGAACAACCAATTCCAGTTATTGCTGGTCTTTCAGCTTAGTCCCTGCTGTGAAAAGACAACAGTCTAAAAGGACCGAGtgtttaaactgcatttttttttctacttcttactcatggtttttttttctttgatgttttttgcACAATCCTTTTTCTTCATGGTGAAATCTGCTGTTGGGTTCCTCTTTTCTGTCCTAGCCAACTTTTTAACCAACAACATTCAGCCTTTGCATATAGTGTTTTCTTACAGGCAACTTGCTCTTAGTTTGTTCAGACTGTACGTGTGTTTCCGTTGCCTCTGGGTTTGTTGCATTCCTGTAATCTGCACTTTTCCTGAAAGCTATGGAAATGGGCATAAATGTGGGACCATAAATCCCACTTAAGTCAAATGTTTGAGCGTTAAAACATCACGAACGTGTGCTCCTCCCTGCATCATCCAAAAGAAATTCTCAGACTTGGCCAAACTTTCTCTGAATTGGAGTCATCTTACTTtagcttttttctgtttcttacaCTAAATGCTGCACAAATTGCCAAATTGGTAATGACAAATTGATATTTTTGTGTACCAATGACCTGCTTGACATACAGTGATTTGGAAGAACTTAACCCCATGTGAATTTCTATCATTGTTATTCAGTAATAAATCACCGGGGGTGCAGGGAACCACAGACCGTGAGGGTGCAGACTCTGCCCTAGAATGAGTACCTACCTTATGTTATTCTGAGGTTTGACTGTAGCACTGTAGCATAGGAGTTCTTGCCCTTAAGGCCACATTAATATTCATCAAAGACTCATGTTTAATGGGATTAAGTCTCCCAACTGAAAGACTGGCATTACAGCTCCATGCTCCTTTCACGCATACCAAGCAGACAAAACTTATCAAATGGAGTTGGCAGGGagatttaaattcaaaatgaggcCCAGCGAAGACATTTGAATAAATGCAGCACAAAGTCTGCTGAAAGTACAGTTGCTAGTTTTAAGATATTGACCTTATACCAGAAAAAAGATTAAGATTAGGggaacatttaaaatgtaacacCTTTGACTTTTTTAGGAGTAAACAATGGGATTTTACAAAGTTTGTGCAGTTTATGTTCACATCAGACTTTGGAAGTGATGcactaagattttttttttatatatatatattttggcaATAGATTGTGCAATAACGTTATCGCTTTTGCTGTCCTGAGAGGCACCCACTATTCACACTGTAACATTATATATACATTATGTGGAGACTGTAGTTAAAATGTTTGATTACTGTTATTTGTCAATAAATGTTCTCATTGGTTTCAGCAGAtataactctgtgtgtgtgtgtgtgtgtgtgtatgtgtgtgtgtgtgtgtgtgtgtgtgtgtgtgtgtgtgtgtgtgtgtgtgtgcgcgtgcgtgtgtgtgtgtgttaacagtgCGGGTCAGACTCCTCGTAAAGTGCGTCACCATTACACGGGCGAACTGATGGACGTCTACTGTTCTCAGTGCAGTAAAAAGGTCAACCTGCTAAATGACCTGGAGGCTCGCCTCAAAAACCTCAAGGCAAACAGGTAGGACACAGATGATATGCATGCACAGTAATGTCAGtttatatttaatcatttcaaAAACGTTTTACAGTCTTCCTGCTCTCAGTTTAATCTCTTCTGACCACCACATTGTAATGACTGTTAGCCAGTCAAATCAAATGAAGTCAAGTCATCAGCATGCATTCACTGTCTGCAGTTTTCCTGTATTTATATAACCTCACATGGTGAGGTATACTGTGATGTTTACACAGTAAAGCTGAACGAGAACGCGTACAccttttatttctttgaaaATTTGAGTTATTTATCCTGGCAGGTAATTTGTCCAAACATAACCATGGTGTATATTACAAGACAAGTCATTTATACAAGACAGGAAGCATCCACCACACTGTTAGGTGAGCAGAAGCAGATGCTGTCAGCTATTATGTGAACTAGACAGAATTTAAAGTGTATTCATCCACTCACCTTGTCCTAATCCAGGAGTCACTGTTAACTGTggtggattctttttttttttaatatgctttaATTTAATGTGCATGTTCTCATTGTTACAGTGTCTTAAATGATTTCTCCTCTTGCTCCATGCGTGACTGACCACATCATCTTTCTACATGTTCACACACAAACTCTAATTGATTGTTATGTAAGCCTGTCACTGCTGTGCTTACCTCACCAGCCATTGTAATAGGGGAACTATTATTGGAAACATAATCTGCAGTGACCATTAATAGCTTTACAGTTCACCtggaaacacacacgcacacacacgcacacacacacacacacacgtacacacacacgcacacagacgcAGTCTTTTGAGAAAATTTGATTTAATACAATAATGTCTTTGAGTACAATTGATTCTTTGCACACCCTTCATGCATGCTCCCTTATAAATATTGTAATAGAAATGGGCAATTTTGTATTTTGATACAACAGGTGGATAAATGTTAAGGCATCTGCAGCAGGCCATGTGACTGAATGTggaaaatatcttaaaaagtgCCCCTCAGAGATCAGTGCACAAAAGAAATGTATTAGTATGGTGCTACTGAACAGCACACATTAAAGGATTACTTGTTCATATTCTTCATATTCTATGCTCAGAGTTCATTAACTGTTAAACCTTTGAGCACAACACAAAGTTGCTTAGAtcataatttctgttttataaaTGGAGTCTTAAAATATCACCCGGAGAGATTTTTCATTTGGTGTGTCAATAACTTAGTGGATAAATGTTTTTACCAAAATAGAAATGTACTAAAGCCCTATGCTGAAATTCTCCAATGCATTGAGACATGtgctgcctttgttttgttgtctgtCAGCGTTTAAAAAGGTGACCCACGTACTGTTATTAAGCATCGAACCGCAACCCAAACCAAGCAACAAGCGCTAGCCAGTCAGAGAAAGAGTAGGGTTAGGTCTTCACAGAAGGGCTCTGCTGATAAGATGGTAATTGTGGCAGAGCTTGAGGAGTTTGATGAGCCTCATGTTTGTTGGTACAAAGTTGTAAAGCGTTTGACAGGTTGAGACAACCTTCAGATTTTTGTTTGATCTcttattacatttaataaaaagattattcacaaatggAAAGCATTCAAGACAGTTGTCACTTTTCCCAGGAGggaacatcccagcaaattcatcccaaggTCAACTGCAAAATAACCTTAGACCTGCATCTCAGATTGTACAGGCCTCAGTTTAGcacattaaatgttaaagttcaagaCAGTACAGTTAAAAGCTTAAGTTTGTGAAGTTACATCCgagcaaaccacaagacttctgtaACGATGTCTGTTTACAGCATATCGGCACAAACACCTcaaaccaactgtcaagcatgatgatggtggtggtggtggtggtggtggggggggggggtctggtcTGTATACCAGTATTCAGGATTACAGAGTCTGGTTCATCTAAATGTTGAGATCATTCTCTTGGAGCATCAGGCTTTAAGACATCTTTGTAGTGTATTTCTTTGTGAAAGCTTTTAATATTGTATATCTCTGAAAagtattattgttttttgtttttgtttttttgttttttgttttttttgggggggggggttccacaGTCACTGTCTGAAAGTCCTGATGGTTCTTAAACTGTTAGGAAGGAGAAACAGTGTGACTATGATAAGCCCCCATAGTCATACTGTAGAGGCAACAGTGatgatttgtttttgcacaGAATAGATTGTTTTCATAGAAATTGTAGAATTGCACTCTATTCTGCtgcattaattttgtttttcctcaagcCTTGAAAGCCAACTGTTTCGTGCCAGGAGTTAATGATGATGTTCGTTTTATGTCAATGTCAGCTGTCATGTGGGTAACCCTGCAGTGTGCTTGTTCGTTTTTATTAATCCAATGTGAAACGCAGGCACGTCATACAGAAAGTCTTTGGGCTTTTGTGCCCCTGAGACAGTTGCTGAGCTGACAGAAAGCCCTGTTCAGAGAACAAGGCCtgaaataatattaatagtGACATGTCCTTCAGAGattctttctctcatttttcctACTTTTCCTGCTGTCTCTCACACTGAATAGCCAAAATCTTCATTACAGTCTGCAGCTACATCCACTGTATTGTTAAGCTATGTGTCTAGACATATCTATGACTGTTCActgaggagggaggggggaaaaaaagtctgatttaaaatgctgtttttctgcttgcagccccaacagaaaaatctcCAGCACTGCTTTTGGAAGGTAGGCTTTTCACCTTTGTGTTTGTATCCAAATGCCTCTGCTTCTGTGTATCACAGGAAAGGTCACTCACTtgtcctctgtgtgtttatggatCATACAGCTCGCCCTACACGTGCTTGTTCGATTGGTTGACAGAGTGACATAAACACAGAGCGGGATTATCAGCTAGTGCTTTCTTATCTCTCAGCTGTCCTCACTGTGCACTAAATAAGTTGATTATTAACTAGTTCTTCAAAGAAATACAGAGCGTTTAACTTCTACCCAAGCACGCTGTgcaaacttttgtttttgtctcagaGCTGAGAAAATGAGTTTGacatcagtggggtttttttttttttttgtggtagcAGTGGGATAGTCCACTACATGGACTGCTGTTCTGTAGTGGGTGAGATGTTTCGCATAAAGGCTGTTGTcctattttcagccacagaaacTGAGTTATAGCGACAGAGTGAAAATGGCCTGTCAGGCCTGATCTATGTATTCAATATAAGGGTTGGCTGTctccctgattttttttttctttaactttctCATCTGTCTGGTTTGATGTCTGCTTCCACTTTATTGCTCTCTTTAACTGTTCTcctattctctctctgtctattCTTTCACCTCTCTGTTGCTACTTTCAGTAATGGGCCAGAAgcctgttgttcccaatcatcCATCAGTTTAAATTAGGGCAGCTAAAGCTACATTATGGCATAAATATCACAGCCTGATGTATGTACACCtgtgtgggtgtgaatgtgagagtgcTAACTTTAATCCTGTTTGCAGCAGTTTCTTTGCTTGGCACTTCCCTTTTTTAGTCCCGCATCTGTGTTACCTtgcagcagcatcactgcagaacgTGCACACCCAGAACCAATCATTGCCTGGACCTATTCCCAGCATATTCTTTaagcttgtgtgtctgtgtgtgttcgaGCAGGCAGCTGCTCCACAACAGCAACCTGAGCAGCAGTAACGGCAGCACAGAGGACCTTTTCCGAGACAGCATCGACTCCTGTGACATCGACATCAATGAGAAAGTAAGATTATGCTTGTTTCCTTCCGTTACGTTGCTCCGTGTGTTGATATGTATGATTGAGCTGTTATAAACATGCTCATTGGATGCGATAATGTCCAATCTAGCCTTTTCTGTGGAagtgaaaaactgtgaaaacctGAAATATTAAGCACCTCTCACCTCCAGcatgttcaaaatgctgcagcttaaTATGATGATACATATTTGCTCATCTCTGTCAGATCTTCTCTTGCATTTACAAAACCAAGTAATATATAAATTGAATCTTTTCAGAAGTATGAAACAAGTTGTTAAGTGGCATTGtataaaaattatgaatcaGTTTTCAGCTTTAAATATGCCCTATAAACACAGTTCACATACAGTTATTTTGCTTATTTTGATAAGCAAAATAActgtttttcagattttcataATGGCTAGCGTACACAACCTTAATTTTTGAATAAAACTGTCAAATGTTGTTATGTTTCTGGtgtaatttcacattttatttttcctctcagGTCACATCTCTTGAGAAGAAGGTGGCAGAACTTGAGAATGAGATTCTGCTGAACAGTGAACTCAAGTCCAAACTGAAGCAGGAGAACACGCAGCTAGTACACAGGTAGAGTCAGACCCCTTTGCACTGCATGGAATTTGCATATACATGTCTCTCCACTGGCAACACCGCAGTTATTGATAAACTCTACTTACTGTACATACTTAACATGCTGCAGTACATTTGCATTTGCACTTAGATAGCATGCTAACTGCATTTCAGTGGCTTTGAATCTGATCTAATTTATAGCAGAGCAATAAATGAATGGGACCTTGGCAtgttattcagattttttttttcccccaaatgaCTCATGTTGTAAAATTGTAGCAGTAATTTATTATTCCAAGGTAAGACTAAGCTCAGTTattatactgtattttaaaaaaaaatcattttgtctGGTGTATTCATCATCTCAGGGTTcatgagctggaggagcagctgaaagaccAAGAGACCCGCGCGGAACAAAATCTGCAGGAGGGCCTGAGGCGACACAGAGAGGCCTACAGCAAGATGGAGAGAGACAAGAACACACAGATAGAGCTGCTGACCAACCGGTGACACAATTTACCAAGCATattaattttccttttatttatatatgtgaAACTCATTATAGTTTGATAATGAGATCCAGCTAAGGGAAAAATTCTTAATCTGAGACCCTGGATAATGATGTTTACATCCCTGTTTGCTTAAGAAAAGTACAGAATGGAGAACTAAATGCTAAACACCATTTTCTTAGTCATTTCCCTCTACAGCATATATTGTGTTACTTTTTCCAAAACAGTGCCTTGGCTGACTCTGTGGCGCACTCGTTTTAGAAACGTACACTGACACACCACATTTTGTGTCTGCAGAGTTaagcagctggaggaggagaatAGCGAGATGTCCCTTAACATGAACCGACTCAAGTCGCAGACAGAGAAGCTGGATGAGGTCAGTGTTATTTACTTTTCCTGGTATATTTCCTGTCTTGCTCTTTTAAGGCTTTTTTCTGTCATTGGTTATATTTGTAACTCATCGAGATAAAGCTGCCATCTGGAGCAACTCTCAAGTAAAGGACACCAAATCTGACTATAGCTTCTAAAATATTGCACACACAAGTTGTCACGGAAGCTAAAAATGTAACTTATTATTATAAAACTTATTTACTTAAATAAATGCACTGTTAAAGATCCTGAGAAAGCCAAGTTCAACCTGTAACTGTCTCTATACGTGTCCCCTCAGGAGAAGCAAAGGATgacggataagctggaggataCCAGTCTGCGCCTGAAGGATGAGATGGACCTCTACAAGAAAATGATGGACAAACTGAGACAGAATAGACATCAGTTCCAGAAAGAAAAGGATGCCATGCAGGAGGTGGGAGGAATTTTATgtaatcagacacacacacacacacacacacacacacacacacacacacacacacacacacacacacacacacacacacacagcaaagtgTGATTGTTTGTTCAGTTGCTCATTCTGTTTCTCTGTAACCAGTCTCTCCCTGTGGTTATGTCAGCTGATACACTTACACCTACATGATACTGCCTCTGCACATTATATAACATTGTTCAGTTGTTCTTTCTGTCTTGCATAGCTGATAGAAGACCTTCGTCGAGAGTTGGAGCATTTGCAACTCTTCAAGCTGGAGACGGAGAGGCCAGGCAGGAGCCGGAGCTCTTCCTCGGGGCTCTCAGACTTCAGCAACAGGAGTCGAGAGGTGGAGCTAGAGCATGAGGTCAAGAGGCTCAAGCAGGTACTGATGAAATGCTCTGTTAAAATCTCTTTGTTGAGCAAGTTCAGATCAGTGAGTGTTGTAGCTACTGAGTGTGCTTTAAGACTGTTATTATGAACAAtaacaacatgaaaaagtttttacaaCTTTCTAAAATCTGTTGGTGTTCATTCACCTGCTGGCCTCCAAAAGGGTCACAGTGCATGAGCAATCTAAGGACTTGTTTTGACTTAATCCCGTCGCAGAAATTTCTGCTCTGTGAAAAGATGATTCCTCTTTATGTGTAGCTTTGGATGCATGTGGAGATTTTAGCTGCACAGAAGTAAAAAGTGAGCTACAAATTAGGCTGTCACGGATTGAATGTAGCATAACGTGTATGAATATTCAGAATATTCATGTTTCATTTGATTAGAGTAGCAGTTGAAGTACCTTGGCTGAccagttgtttttatttctgtcaaagATGGAGCAAAAGACTTTACTTGGCTTCTTATCCTTCATCGATTCAAACTGTGCTTTTAATGTGATTCATATTTTTGAATGGATTTACAGTTATTGGCTCATATGTACATTTTTCCACTACCAATCATGCTGCATATTGCACTCTATACAGTGATCAGTGACAGTGAAGTGCAACAGACTGCATTTAGGCAGAATAGATTATCGTACTTTATAAATGTTACGCTCCTCAACGTTATTAAATGCAATGCTAGCAGCAGAGGACATGTGATCTTTATATTTTCTtagatctgtgtgtgtctgacattTGCTTCCAGATTTTTCCTTCCTGCAGTTGCAGAGTCAAATGTTATTGTGTtgtattggagggtctttaccttacagtgtaaagcgccttgaggcgactgttgcgATTTGGCgctgcataaataaaactgcattgttgCGCTCCTGCTAAGTGGACAGACCTGGTGGAAAGTAAACATTAGAGATAAGCAAGTAGAAGGAAGTCTTTTTCAGATATCCTCCCTGATAAGACCTGTAAAAGCAGTTGTGTAGAAGTTTTTCTGTGACTTATTCTTATAACATGTTGTTATCAAACCCTTGCGGCCTTGAGCTAGCTTTTAAATGACACCTAGCCAGCCAGAACTGCTGATTCATTCAGTGTGCCTTTTATCAGTGACTTAGCGTGATAAGGTCCACGTCCTCCTGTAGCCTCGAGTCAGACTTGTCATATTAGTTGCAGGCAAGACA containing:
- the rab11fip4b gene encoding rab11 family-interacting protein 4B; amino-acid sequence: MTSVDEGVAGGKRETADHGLPSLVNGGGEEDQVCPVIMCTRTYPDPVRECQLFPEEVEEPEEEVADESRERESDRDSAVESTQGSDTSDGLTRLGDKEDTLGDLFFPGEKCGQTSISVTSDLSTRSSASLNEEQFEDYGEGEEPDYTPSSPCPDDETRTNGYSDLGSSVPSSAGQTPRKVRHHYTGELMDVYCSQCSKKVNLLNDLEARLKNLKANSPNRKISSTAFGRQLLHNSNLSSSNGSTEDLFRDSIDSCDIDINEKVTSLEKKVAELENEILLNSELKSKLKQENTQLVHRVHELEEQLKDQETRAEQNLQEGLRRHREAYSKMERDKNTQIELLTNRVKQLEEENSEMSLNMNRLKSQTEKLDEEKQRMTDKLEDTSLRLKDEMDLYKKMMDKLRQNRHQFQKEKDAMQELIEDLRRELEHLQLFKLETERPGRSRSSSSGLSDFSNRSREVELEHEVKRLKQENQKLREQNEELNGQILSLSLHEAKNLFATQTKAQSLAAEIDNASRDQLMEALKEQEEINLRLRQYMDKIILSILDHNPSILEIKN